A genome region from Christensenella minuta includes the following:
- the rlmN gene encoding 23S rRNA (adenine(2503)-C(2))-methyltransferase RlmN — MKRALLDYSLEELKKEFMQMGEKPFHAKQVMKWLAQQKPIEEMTDISKALREKLRKTYTEGYTEVCRVLEAADGTLKYLFRYADGSTVESVFMQKDYGNTVCVSTQVGCRMGCVFCASCKDGLKRNLSAGEILAQVVAVNAAQGEGRNLSNIVLMGMGEPLDNYGNVVKFIRMVNDPAGMGIGLRGISLSSCGLIEEIKRFAEEGLGVTLSISLHAASDEKRVTIMPTAKKYKIRDILDAAKTYFLKTGRRIIIEYTVINGFNDSEEDVFLLKDILRGMNCHINLIPLNGNEGLALKAPDKRRVYSFCKLLEREGLSATVRKSMGSDIAGACGQLRQQYIGKNGDNA, encoded by the coding sequence ATGAAAAGAGCGCTACTCGACTATTCCCTTGAGGAACTGAAAAAGGAATTTATGCAGATGGGGGAAAAGCCGTTCCATGCAAAACAGGTCATGAAATGGCTTGCCCAGCAAAAGCCAATCGAAGAAATGACGGATATTTCAAAGGCCCTTCGCGAAAAATTGCGTAAAACCTATACGGAAGGTTATACGGAGGTATGCCGCGTGCTTGAGGCCGCGGACGGTACCCTGAAATATCTATTTCGTTATGCGGACGGGAGTACGGTGGAAAGCGTGTTCATGCAGAAGGATTATGGGAATACGGTATGTGTTTCCACGCAGGTAGGCTGCCGAATGGGGTGCGTGTTTTGTGCCTCGTGCAAAGACGGCTTAAAACGAAATCTTTCAGCGGGAGAAATCCTTGCCCAGGTCGTTGCGGTGAATGCTGCCCAGGGTGAAGGACGAAACCTGAGCAACATCGTATTGATGGGCATGGGTGAACCACTCGACAATTATGGGAATGTTGTAAAATTTATCCGCATGGTAAATGATCCGGCGGGCATGGGGATCGGCCTGCGCGGCATTTCACTTTCTTCGTGCGGCTTGATAGAAGAGATTAAGCGTTTTGCGGAAGAGGGGCTCGGCGTCACGCTTTCCATATCGCTGCACGCGGCTTCGGACGAAAAGCGCGTCACGATTATGCCGACGGCGAAAAAATATAAAATACGTGATATCCTCGATGCGGCGAAAACCTACTTTTTAAAAACAGGCCGGCGTATTATAATAGAGTATACTGTAATTAACGGCTTTAACGACAGCGAGGAAGACGTTTTTTTATTAAAGGACATACTGCGTGGTATGAATTGCCACATAAACCTGATCCCGCTTAATGGCAATGAGGGGCTAGCGCTGAAAGCGCCGGACAAACGGAGGGTTTATTCGTTCTGCAAGCTGCTTGAAAGAGAAGGGCTTTCAGCTACGGTAAGAAAATCCATGGGCAGTGACATTGCAGGCGCGTGCGGGCAGCTCAGACAGCAATATATTGGTAAAAACGGGGACAACGCATGA